The DNA region TTGATGTTTCCCCTTATCTTGATTTCGGTATCTTTTCAGAATTACGGGATGTTTCAATATTTAATGCAGTATCAGTTAAATTCGATACTATTGAATGGCCCAATGGAGCAGATTTAGATCCCGAAGTTCTCTATAACAAAAGCTCTATTGACGCTTCACAATTCATCGCATAACAGCGAGTACCCGGCACCGGCCATTCGGCCTCCAC from Chitinivibrionales bacterium includes:
- a CDS encoding DUF2442 domain-containing protein, producing MYLGVKDVKPLSDYKLLLTFENDEKRYFDVSPYLDFGIFSELRDVSIFNAVSVKFDTIEWPNGADLDPEVLYNKSSIDASQFIA